Proteins encoded in a region of the Natronorubrum halophilum genome:
- a CDS encoding bactofilin family protein produces MRTTSRSRTILVVAVLALVVLGTIPITAVAQSDARTGGTVVVEEGETVDSLEAFSGTVIVEGTVTGDVSAVAGDVRIEGDVGGDLEAAAGSVTIAGTVDGDVEVAAGSFTVAEGATVGGDVSAGAGNVAIDGTLEGDADIGADTIQLGDSGAIAGDLRYSGSLEGNTAAVAGEVQQDSSVGTDLGPTIQPIASWLFAAYVLALNLLLGAALLALFPRFSDGIANRVASSPVRSGLVGFGVLVVVPVLLVLIAITIVGIPFSIVGAFGFALVIWIGTVYGRYAVAAWLLSTVGVTNRWLALVVGLVAGAILAQIPIVGGLINLLVFLLGLGALTFGLYAHRRTVGKQEPRSGVGSDGPTTD; encoded by the coding sequence ATGCGGACCACCAGCCGATCACGAACGATCCTCGTCGTCGCCGTCCTCGCTCTCGTCGTCCTCGGAACGATCCCGATCACGGCCGTAGCGCAGTCGGACGCACGGACCGGCGGCACGGTCGTCGTCGAGGAGGGAGAAACGGTCGACAGCCTCGAGGCGTTTTCGGGAACCGTCATCGTCGAGGGAACCGTCACCGGCGACGTCAGCGCGGTCGCCGGCGACGTGCGGATCGAGGGCGACGTCGGCGGTGATCTCGAGGCCGCCGCCGGAAGCGTGACGATAGCCGGAACCGTCGACGGCGACGTCGAAGTCGCCGCGGGCAGTTTCACGGTCGCCGAGGGCGCGACCGTCGGCGGCGACGTCTCGGCCGGTGCCGGAAACGTCGCCATCGACGGTACGCTCGAGGGCGACGCGGATATCGGAGCCGATACGATCCAACTCGGCGACAGCGGCGCGATTGCGGGCGATCTCCGATACAGCGGGAGTCTCGAGGGGAACACCGCCGCCGTCGCGGGCGAGGTCCAGCAGGATTCCTCGGTCGGCACCGATCTGGGGCCGACGATTCAGCCGATCGCCTCGTGGCTGTTCGCCGCGTACGTGCTCGCGTTGAATCTGTTGCTCGGAGCCGCGTTACTCGCGCTGTTCCCCCGCTTCTCCGACGGAATCGCGAACCGAGTCGCGAGCAGCCCCGTGCGATCCGGGCTGGTCGGGTTCGGCGTGCTCGTCGTCGTCCCCGTTCTCCTGGTCCTGATCGCGATCACGATCGTCGGAATTCCGTTCTCGATCGTCGGCGCGTTCGGATTCGCCCTCGTCATCTGGATCGGGACCGTCTACGGCCGGTACGCCGTGGCCGCGTGGCTCCTCTCGACGGTCGGCGTGACCAACCGCTGGCTCGCGCTCGTCGTCGGACTCGTCGCGGGCGCGATTCTCGCACAGATCCCCATCGTCGGCGGGCTGATCAACCTCCTCGTCTTCTTGCTGGGGCTCGGTGCGCTCACGTTCGGTCTGTACGCCCACCGACGGACGGTCGGGAAACAGGAGCCGCGAAGCGGTGTCGGCTCCGACGGCCCGACGACCGACTGA
- the samp2 gene encoding ubiquitin-like small modifier protein SAMP2, which translates to MHVTVDVKGEDTHEIDLEAVSGTNTDATPTYQDVLREIDLSPHEVSVLVDGRPVPEDQPVESDRMTVLRLIKGGSTE; encoded by the coding sequence ATGCACGTCACCGTCGACGTCAAGGGCGAGGACACCCACGAGATCGATCTCGAGGCGGTGTCAGGGACGAACACCGACGCGACGCCGACCTATCAGGACGTGCTTCGCGAGATCGATCTCAGCCCCCACGAGGTGAGCGTGCTCGTCGACGGTCGCCCGGTTCCGGAGGATCAACCGGTCGAAAGCGACCGTATGACGGTGTTGCGGCTGATCAAGGGCGGCTCGACCGAGTAG
- a CDS encoding redoxin domain-containing protein codes for MTTTAAEVTLENVGPGPDPLTLAELAAPVEPADPTTTDDPDPAYDAILLLLHRDHHAGQCRRQVRAVADRYDEFRDRGCQVVSVVPEPRERVQKWQDRYDLPFPLCADPEATTGETFDQPVRLGALGEHFDVVGRMPAAIVLDIDDEGEISVVETYRGHTNLDRPEIDELLTTIDQRT; via the coding sequence ATGACAACTACCGCCGCCGAAGTGACCCTCGAGAACGTCGGTCCGGGTCCGGACCCGCTCACGCTCGCCGAATTGGCGGCACCGGTCGAACCGGCCGATCCCACGACGACCGACGATCCCGATCCGGCCTACGACGCCATCCTCCTCTTGCTCCACCGCGATCACCACGCCGGGCAGTGTCGTCGCCAGGTCCGCGCCGTCGCCGACCGCTACGACGAGTTCCGCGACCGGGGGTGTCAGGTCGTCTCGGTCGTTCCCGAGCCCAGAGAACGCGTCCAGAAGTGGCAGGATCGGTACGACCTTCCGTTCCCGCTCTGTGCTGATCCGGAGGCGACCACGGGCGAGACGTTCGATCAACCGGTCCGCCTCGGCGCGCTCGGCGAACACTTCGACGTCGTCGGTCGGATGCCCGCCGCGATCGTCCTCGATATCGATGACGAGGGAGAGATCAGCGTCGTCGAAACCTATCGCGGCCACACCAATCTGGATCGGCCCGAGATCGACGAGTTGTTGACGACCATCGACCAACGGACCTGA
- a CDS encoding GNAT family N-acetyltransferase, with product MDGYVRTATTDDILEVRRILDAAMLEPGNVERRIAEGNVLVAGDNRGGTDSSERVLGTIVLESDAGERGAHISAIGVRRRHRARGIGTGLIERALEREGRLTAQFDDGVRSFYEALDFSIEPIDDRRYRGVVVASERP from the coding sequence ATGGACGGCTACGTCCGCACTGCCACCACGGACGATATTCTCGAGGTTCGGCGCATCCTCGACGCGGCCATGCTCGAGCCGGGAAACGTCGAGCGTCGAATCGCCGAGGGGAACGTCCTCGTCGCCGGCGACAACCGCGGAGGGACGGACTCGAGCGAGCGCGTCCTCGGAACGATCGTCCTCGAATCCGACGCCGGCGAGCGCGGCGCACACATCTCCGCGATCGGCGTGCGTCGTCGCCACCGGGCGCGCGGCATCGGCACCGGGCTGATCGAACGCGCGCTCGAGCGCGAGGGACGGCTGACGGCGCAGTTCGACGACGGCGTCCGTTCGTTCTACGAGGCGCTCGACTTTTCGATCGAGCCGATCGACGACCGACGGTATCGAGGCGTCGTGGTGGCGAGTGAGCGACCGTAA
- a CDS encoding MFS transporter — translation MARARLFASLCGLVFLLNLARIIFAPLLDVFIGEFAIGEATAGLIVTLAWVGSASLRLPTGWLLTKVPRHSVVIGSGVILAVASGITATAMTVPQLMAGAFLMGIASGVYFVAANPLLSELYPARIGRVMGIHGASSQTAAVVAAPFVALTLVIDWRLSLWTIAVGAAVITAYTWFAARGTDMPRAGRADRDFVAGALSEWRLVVTALIIVGAASFIWQGLFNFYELYMQSKGLSDRAAGAMLTIVFAAGVPAFYFSGDLADRFPHVPYLLGIVGAFAASLLALTLVEGLVALAAISGIVGFVIHAMFPATDTYLLDTLPDSTRGSTYAVFSSAWMLTQALGSYVLGLFIERGYSYDSVFASAALFLGTTVVVLVLLERTGRLPS, via the coding sequence GTGGCCCGTGCTCGACTCTTCGCATCCCTCTGTGGTCTCGTCTTCCTGCTCAACCTCGCCAGAATTATCTTCGCACCGCTTCTGGACGTGTTCATCGGCGAGTTCGCGATCGGCGAGGCGACCGCCGGACTCATCGTCACGCTCGCGTGGGTCGGAAGCGCGTCCCTTCGACTGCCCACCGGGTGGCTGCTCACGAAAGTTCCGAGACACAGCGTCGTGATCGGGTCCGGAGTGATCCTCGCGGTCGCGTCCGGAATCACGGCGACCGCGATGACGGTCCCACAGCTCATGGCCGGGGCCTTCCTCATGGGCATCGCCTCCGGCGTGTACTTCGTCGCGGCGAATCCGCTGCTGAGCGAGCTGTACCCGGCGCGTATCGGCCGCGTAATGGGTATTCACGGGGCTTCCAGCCAGACTGCCGCGGTGGTCGCGGCCCCCTTCGTCGCCCTCACGCTCGTCATCGACTGGCGACTCTCGCTGTGGACGATCGCCGTCGGTGCCGCAGTGATAACGGCGTACACGTGGTTCGCCGCCAGGGGAACCGACATGCCGAGGGCGGGACGGGCCGATCGCGACTTCGTTGCCGGCGCGCTTTCGGAGTGGCGTCTCGTCGTGACGGCGCTGATAATCGTCGGCGCGGCGTCGTTCATCTGGCAGGGCCTGTTCAACTTCTACGAACTGTACATGCAGTCGAAGGGACTCTCCGATCGAGCCGCGGGGGCGATGCTCACGATCGTCTTCGCCGCCGGCGTTCCCGCGTTTTACTTCAGCGGCGACCTGGCGGACAGATTCCCGCACGTTCCGTACCTGCTGGGAATCGTCGGCGCGTTCGCCGCGAGCCTGCTCGCGTTGACACTCGTGGAAGGACTGGTTGCGCTGGCCGCGATCAGCGGGATCGTCGGCTTCGTCATTCACGCTATGTTCCCCGCCACGGACACGTACCTCCTCGACACGCTCCCGGATTCGACGCGGGGCAGTACCTACGCCGTGTTCAGTTCCGCGTGGATGCTCACCCAGGCGCTCGGTTCGTACGTTTTGGGCCTGTTTATCGAGCGCGGCTACTCCTACGATTCGGTGTTCGCCAGCGCCGCGCTCTTCCTCGGGACCACGGTCGTTGTCCTCGTCCTCCTCGAGCGGACGGGGCGCCTACCGAGTTGA